Proteins from a single region of Hydra vulgaris chromosome 12, alternate assembly HydraT2T_AEP:
- the LOC136088897 gene encoding molecular chaperone MKKS-like, with product MFSLIIYDSCCYRMTVRICDADDMYKSIKQCQDIVTKIFGCHVKFILLKNTTGDFTRMVVSSHDLFNFLQPKCDVLKLMICFLKNHVAVTMDGGLFTFLMSSNLVLKSHSLPYFELSNDKKYLLSEIRQFLNTINIFIDISKFSDVQSIIKTILMPKITLSWMELDCICILYTTSFASTMKKEDIKVVRVISKIKDSCIYDGFLLPVESYFDDALLPTKLTLRVCLVNVSLSIDSEELLGEKKESIIVSSRMKTKEEILNFLCKFCYNFSKQADVLICQKVVHPKVKYLLKQNNVICVDRIGSIALSSLQSLFNCKVMSTLTLTDFAQYISVMNDFKFLNLNNRHFIQITSTSSTSKTLLLCAESDEELDTLAQCFEVSMVLLQGLAVHPQVVYGGGCIETMIAMHLLYLRTKKLKISCTNNLRKVVDVVVKSFLSVALAIDNEQEILEHFIDDSFHHHWINPKFRTRCCCGSINSNIDLNFIPFIELISSGNIHEKIIEAKTINLVSYADIVIHPSEVFLRNLEASVTLSDIVSHISFQILQI from the coding sequence aTGTTTTCATTGATCATTTATGATTCTTGTTGTTACAGGATGACAGTTCGCATTTGTGATGCAGATGATATGTATAAAAGCATTAAGCAATGCCAAGATATTGTGACTAAAATATTTGGATGTCATGTAAAATTTATCTTACTAAAGAATACAACAGGCGACTTTACTCGCATGGTAGTTTCTTCACATGATTTATTCAACTTTCTTCAACCTAAATGCGATGTGTTAAAGTtgatgatttgttttttgaaaaatcatgtTGCTGTTACTATGGATGGCGGTTTGTTTACATTTCTCATGTcttcaaatttagttttaaaatcacATTCTCTGCCTTATTTTGAGCtttcaaatgataaaaagtatcTCCTGTCTGAAATTAGGCAGTTTTTAAACACCATCAACATCTTCATTGACATCAGTAAATTTAGTGATGTTCAATCAATCATTAAAACCATCTTAATGCCTAAGATTACACTCAGTTGGATGGAGTTAGATTGTATATGTATTCTTTACACAACATCATTTGCTAGCACCATGAAAAAAGAAGACATAAAAGTTGTCCGTGTAATATCCAAGATAAAAGATAGTTGTATTtacgatggttttttgttgcCTGTTGAAAGTTATTTTGATGATGCTTTGTTACCTACAAAGTTAACTTTGCGTGTTTGTTTGGTCAATGTATCACTTTCAATAGACAGTGAAGAGCTTTTAGGGGAGAAAAAGGAAAGCATTATTGTAAGTTCTAGAATGAAAACTAAAGaagagattttaaattttttgtgcaaattttgttacaatttttcgAAACAAGCTGATGTTTTGATTTGTCAAAAAGTTGTTCAcccaaaagtaaaatatttattgaagcaaaataatgttatttgtgTTGATCGAATCGGAAGTATTGCACTTTCATCATTGCAATCTTTATTCAATTGCAAAGTTATGTCAACACTAACTCTTACAGATTTTGCACAATATATTTCAGTAATGaatgattttaagtttttaaatttgaacaatCGACACTTTATACAAATTACATCAACAAGTTCTACATCAAAAACACTGTTATTGTGTGCAGAAAGTGATGAAGAACTTGATACATTGGCTCAATGTTTTGAAGTATCTATGGTTTTGTTGCAAGGTTTGGCAGTTCACCCACAGGTAGTTTATGGCGGAGGATGTATTGAAACCATGATTGCAATGCATTTATTATACTTACGtaccaaaaaactaaaaatttcttgTACTAATAATCTGCGGAaagttgttgatgttgttgtaaAATCCTTTTTAAGTGTAGCTTTAGCTATTGACAACGAACAAGAAATTCttgaacattttattgatgattCATTTCATCATCATTGGATTAATCCTAAATTTCGAACAAGATGTTGTTGCGGTTCAATCAATAGCAATATTGACCTAAATTTTATACCTTTTATTGAACTGATTAGTTCCGGAAATATTCATGAAAAGATTATCGAAGCTAAAACAATAAACTTGGTTTCTTATGCTGACATTGTAATCCATCCATCAGAAGTTTTCTTACGCAATCTTGAAGCTTCTGTTACACTATCGGATATTGTGTCGCACATATCTTTCCAAATTTTGCAAatctaa
- the LOC124807022 gene encoding proteasome subunit beta type-2 isoform X2 has product MEFIIGIQGADFVLTAADQNAARSIVRMKSDLDKNYELGKNLMMTVCGESGDTNNFAEYIAKNIQLYKMRNGYELTPHSGANYVRKTMADFLRSRTPYQVNLLLSGCDDEGRPALYHMDYLGAMVKVPFGSHGYGSFFSLSTLDRHWRSGMSRNEVMDLMKNVIAQVQKRFIVNLPSFSIRIVDKDGIHDMGSYTPDKISV; this is encoded by the exons atggaatTCATTATTGGTATACAAGGTGCTGATTTTGTGTTGACTGCTGCTGATCAAAATGCTGCCCGCAGTATTGTAAGAATGAAAAGCG ATTTGGATAAAAACTACGAATTaggtaaaaatttaatgatgacAGTATGTGGAGAATCAGGTGATACAAATAACTTCGCTGAAtatattgctaaaaatataCAACTCTACAAAATGAGAAAtg GGTATGAGTTGACTCCGCATAGTGGTGCTAACTACGTGAGAAAAACAATGGCTGATTTTTTACGTAGCAGg acACCATATCAAGTTAACTTATTATTATCTGGTTGTGATGATGAAGGTAGACCAGCACTTTACCACATGGACTATTTAGGAGCAATGgtcaaa gtTCCTTTTGGTTCTCATGGTTATGGATCATTTTTTTCACTTAGCACATTAGACAGACACTGGAGAagtg GTATGTCTCGTAATGAGGTCAtggatttaatgaaaaatgtaaTAGCTCAG GTTCAAAAGCGCTTTATTGTGAATTTGCCATCATTTAGTATTCGTATAGTTGACAAGGATGGAATACATGATATGGGATCTTACACTCCAGATAAAATTTCTGTTTGA